One Syngnathus acus chromosome 13, fSynAcu1.2, whole genome shotgun sequence genomic window carries:
- the esamb gene encoding endothelial cell-selective adhesion molecule isoform X2, whose translation METNLRLRALIVIWWIVQGDSQKVEIPRQEMEVVKGQMVVLQAWYSPSSDISKNTIIWHFIGNHSKQVINFSSGEVGHGQNDFSTRAGFSAAMPSANLSIFINNTQETDSGSYVCDVIIPGGTGLSGQMRLNVKVPPSPPVCTMTGEPVVNGNVTLSCKSTDGKPVPQYKWTKTAPMQEVFFSPMQNERHGTLRLSNLTKSMSGKYICRASNTAGTDSCSINLEVITSSNTGMIAAATLGTMVGLVAMVLFLIFVLRRKRDTEEETANEIKEDAQAPKRVSWAKSNTGSDIVSKNGTLSSIATSPRPGDHHHHRQPAFNYPYTPSSTTDTGSVINAYQLRPGEANTLRGLPGYNAGGTPSRKHKRPPAANGGPPQLVRMPPARTEGAQPQTPPAFTASPRASSSSTLTRAGTVAVMVPAQSQAGSLV comes from the exons GTGACAGCCAGAAGGTGGAAATCCCGCGGCAGGAGATGGAGGTGGTCAAGGGCCAGATGGTGGTGCTGCAAGCCTGGTACAGCCCCAGTTCAGATATTTCCAAAAACACCATCATTTGGCATTTCATTGGAAACCACTCCAAGCAG GTGATCAACTTCAGCTCGGGGGAAGTAGGCCACGGACAGAATGACTTCAGCACTCGGGCGGGATTCAGCGCCGCCATGCCCTCCGCCAACCTCTCCATCTTCATCAACAACACGCAGGAGACGGACTCGGGGTCCTACGTGTGCGACGTCATCATACCCGGAGGCACCGGCCTTTCTGGACAGATGCGTCTTAATGTCAAAG TCCCGCCGTCCCCTCCGGTGTGCACCATGACTGGCGAGCCCGTCGTCAACGGCAACGTGACGCTGAGCTGCAAGTCCACCGATGGAAAGCCTGTCCCTCAGTACAAGTGGACCAAGACTGCCCCCATGCAGGAGGTCTTCTTTTCGCCAATGCAGA ACGAGAGACATGGAACCCTGCGGCTGAGCAACCTGACCAAAAGCATGTCGGGGAAGTACATCTGCCGAGCCAGCAACACAGCCGGCACAGACAGCTGCTCCATTAACCTGGAGGTTATCACCt CTTCCAACACGGGCATGATAGCGGCAGCCACGCTGGGCACCATGGTGGGACTGGTCGCCATGGTGCTCTTCCTCATATTCGTCCTGAGGAGGAAGCGGGACACTGAAGAGGAGACAGCCAACGAGATCAA AGAGGACGCTCAGGCTCCGAAGCGAGTTTCGTGGGCAAAGAGCAACACAGGCTCGGACATTGTCTCCAAAAACGGCACGCTGTCGTCCATCGCCACCAGCCCTCGGCCCGGcgaccatcaccaccaccgccAACCGGCCTTCAACTACCCCTACACGCCCTCGTCCACCACCGACACGGGCTCCGTCATCAACGCCTACCAGCTCCGCCCGGGCGAGGCCAACACCCTGCGTGGCCTGCCGGGTTACAATGCGGGCGGGACCCCGTCGCGGAAACATAAGCGGCCCCCCGCCGCTAACGGGGGCCCGCCCCAGTTGGTCCGCATGCCCCCCGCCAGGACGGAGGGAGCTCAGCCTCAGACGCCGCCCGCCTTCACGGCGTCCCCGCGGGCCAGCTCGTCATCCACGCTGACCCGGGCGGGCACGGTGGCCGTCATGGTGCCTGCGCAGAGCCAAGCGGGCTCCCTTGTGTAG
- the acad8 gene encoding isobutyryl-CoA dehydrogenase, mitochondrial, whose product MAVGSLVRVARLTATICRSRRLIACRSPQRRGIASCIDPSHGLTDEQKEFQKVAFDFAANEMAPHMAEWDQKEVFPVETMRKAAQLGFGGIYVQPDVGGSGLSRLDTSVIFEALSTGCVSTTAYISIHNMCAWMIDSFGSEEQRQKFCPQLCSMEKFASYCLTEPGSGSDAASLLTSAQRQGDHYTLNGSKAFISGGGDSDVYVVMCRTGTKGPKGISCLVVEKGAPGLSFGKKEQKVGWNSQPTRAVIFEDCAVPASNLLGVEGQGFTIAMKGLNGGRINIASCSLGAAHASVLLARDHLLVRKQFGETLSNNQFLQFKLAEMATDLVASRLLVRQAAVALQEERTDAVQLCSMAKLFATDHCFDICNQALQMHGGYGYLKDYAVQQFVRDIRVHQILEGTNEVMRMIISRSLLTES is encoded by the exons atggcGGTCGGGTCGCTGGTAAGAGTCGCCCGACTGACAGCGACCATTTGCAGGAGTCGCCGTTTAATCGCCTGTCGAAGTCCACAGAGACGAGGGATAGCTTCATGCATCGATC CATCTCACGGCCTCACAGATGAACAGAAGGAGTTCCAGAAAGTGGCCTTTGACTTTGCGGCCAATGAAATGGCTCCGCACATGGCAGAGTGGGACCAGAAG GAAGTGTTCCCGGTGGAAACCATGCGCAAGGCGGCTCAACTGGGCTTCGGCGGAATCTACGTCCAACCGGACGTCGGGGGTTCAGGCCTGTCTCGCTTGGACACATCGGTCATTTTCGAGGCCCTGTCTACCGGATGTGTCAGCACCACCGCCTACATCAGTATCCATAA CATGTGTGCCTGGATGATTGACAGCTTTGGCAGCGAGGAGCAGAGGCAAAAGTTCTGTCCTCAATTGTGTTCCATGGAGAAATTTGCCTCTTATTGCCTTACTGAACCCG GCAGCGGCAGTGATGCCGCGTCGCTCCTGACGAGTGCGCAGCGCCAAGGTGACCATTACACCTTGAATGGTTCAAAG GCGTTCATCAGCGGAGGTGGCGATTCGGACGTTTACGTGGTCATGTGTCGCACAGGAACCAAAGGTCCAAAAGGTATCTCTTGTCTTGTCGTGGAAAAGGGAGCACCGGGCCTCAGTTTTGGCAAAAAGGAACAAAAG GTTGGGTGGAACTCACAGCCCACCAGGGCAGTCATATTTGAGGACTGTGCTGTACCTGCAAGCAACCTGCTGGGAGTCGAAGGTCAAGGCTTCACCATTGCCATGAAAGGACTGAATGGAGGCAGGATTAATATTG CTTCCTGTTCTCTGGGCGCGGCCCACGCCTCCGTCCTGCTGGCTCGGGACCACCTGTTGGTTCGTAAGCAGTTTGGGGAGACACTCTCCAACAACCAG TTCCTTCAGTTCAAGCTGGCAGAAATGGCCACCGATTTGGTGGCGTCTCGCCTTTTGGTACGTCAGGCCGCAGTGGCGCTTCAGGAGGAGCGAACGGACGCCGTGCAGCTTTGCTCCATGGCCAAGCTCTTTGCCACGGACCACTGCTTCGAC ATCTGCAACCAGGCTCTCCAGATGCACGGCGGCTACGGCTACTTGAAGGACTACGCCGTGCAGCAGTTTGTGCGCGACATCCGCGTGCATCAGATCTTGGAAG GAACCAACGAGGTAATGAGGATGATCATCTCACGCAGTCTTCTGACAGAGTCCTGA
- the esamb gene encoding endothelial cell-selective adhesion molecule isoform X1 encodes METNLRLRALIVIWWIVQGDSQKVEIPRQEMEVVKGQMVVLQAWYSPSSDISKNTIIWHFIGNHSKQVINFSSGEVGHGQNDFSTRAGFSAAMPSANLSIFINNTQETDSGSYVCDVIIPGGTGLSGQMRLNVKVPPSPPVCTMTGEPVVNGNVTLSCKSTDGKPVPQYKWTKTAPMQEVFFSPMQKWRPCPQPILVLGFMDERHGTLRLSNLTKSMSGKYICRASNTAGTDSCSINLEVITSSNTGMIAAATLGTMVGLVAMVLFLIFVLRRKRDTEEETANEIKEDAQAPKRVSWAKSNTGSDIVSKNGTLSSIATSPRPGDHHHHRQPAFNYPYTPSSTTDTGSVINAYQLRPGEANTLRGLPGYNAGGTPSRKHKRPPAANGGPPQLVRMPPARTEGAQPQTPPAFTASPRASSSSTLTRAGTVAVMVPAQSQAGSLV; translated from the exons GTGACAGCCAGAAGGTGGAAATCCCGCGGCAGGAGATGGAGGTGGTCAAGGGCCAGATGGTGGTGCTGCAAGCCTGGTACAGCCCCAGTTCAGATATTTCCAAAAACACCATCATTTGGCATTTCATTGGAAACCACTCCAAGCAG GTGATCAACTTCAGCTCGGGGGAAGTAGGCCACGGACAGAATGACTTCAGCACTCGGGCGGGATTCAGCGCCGCCATGCCCTCCGCCAACCTCTCCATCTTCATCAACAACACGCAGGAGACGGACTCGGGGTCCTACGTGTGCGACGTCATCATACCCGGAGGCACCGGCCTTTCTGGACAGATGCGTCTTAATGTCAAAG TCCCGCCGTCCCCTCCGGTGTGCACCATGACTGGCGAGCCCGTCGTCAACGGCAACGTGACGCTGAGCTGCAAGTCCACCGATGGAAAGCCTGTCCCTCAGTACAAGTGGACCAAGACTGCCCCCATGCAGGAGGTCTTCTTTTCGCCAATGCAGA aatggaggCCATGCCCTCAGCCCATACTGGTCCTGGGCTTTATGG ACGAGAGACATGGAACCCTGCGGCTGAGCAACCTGACCAAAAGCATGTCGGGGAAGTACATCTGCCGAGCCAGCAACACAGCCGGCACAGACAGCTGCTCCATTAACCTGGAGGTTATCACCt CTTCCAACACGGGCATGATAGCGGCAGCCACGCTGGGCACCATGGTGGGACTGGTCGCCATGGTGCTCTTCCTCATATTCGTCCTGAGGAGGAAGCGGGACACTGAAGAGGAGACAGCCAACGAGATCAA AGAGGACGCTCAGGCTCCGAAGCGAGTTTCGTGGGCAAAGAGCAACACAGGCTCGGACATTGTCTCCAAAAACGGCACGCTGTCGTCCATCGCCACCAGCCCTCGGCCCGGcgaccatcaccaccaccgccAACCGGCCTTCAACTACCCCTACACGCCCTCGTCCACCACCGACACGGGCTCCGTCATCAACGCCTACCAGCTCCGCCCGGGCGAGGCCAACACCCTGCGTGGCCTGCCGGGTTACAATGCGGGCGGGACCCCGTCGCGGAAACATAAGCGGCCCCCCGCCGCTAACGGGGGCCCGCCCCAGTTGGTCCGCATGCCCCCCGCCAGGACGGAGGGAGCTCAGCCTCAGACGCCGCCCGCCTTCACGGCGTCCCCGCGGGCCAGCTCGTCATCCACGCTGACCCGGGCGGGCACGGTGGCCGTCATGGTGCCTGCGCAGAGCCAAGCGGGCTCCCTTGTGTAG